In one window of Methanocorpusculum sp. DNA:
- a CDS encoding phosphoribosylaminoimidazolesuccinocarboxamide synthase: MKLVYTGKTKDVFSQEDGNYLLKFKDNCTGADGVFDPGMNTVGPTIEGAGRAGLRLTQYFMEILNAKGVPTHFISADIENVTMTAKPAKTFGKGLEIICRFRAVGSFYRRYGDYIEEAAPLPAFVETTFKDDAREDPPVTKDALEILGIMSPEDYESLKVLTQKIGTIMKEELAKKNIELYDIKFEFGKIGNQVVLIDEISGGNMRAYRNGEYLLPLDLTSKVLDE, translated from the coding sequence ATGAAATTGGTATACACCGGCAAAACAAAGGATGTATTCTCACAAGAAGATGGGAACTATCTGCTGAAATTTAAGGATAACTGTACTGGTGCTGATGGGGTATTCGATCCAGGGATGAACACAGTTGGCCCGACTATTGAAGGTGCCGGACGTGCTGGTCTTAGATTAACTCAGTACTTCATGGAGATCCTGAATGCAAAAGGGGTCCCTACCCACTTCATCAGTGCAGACATCGAGAATGTAACGATGACCGCAAAACCTGCCAAGACATTCGGCAAGGGACTCGAGATCATCTGCAGATTCCGTGCAGTAGGCAGCTTCTACCGCCGCTATGGCGACTACATTGAAGAGGCAGCCCCTCTGCCGGCATTCGTCGAGACAACATTCAAAGATGATGCACGCGAAGACCCGCCAGTAACCAAAGATGCACTTGAAATTCTGGGCATCATGTCCCCCGAGGATTATGAGAGCCTTAAAGTTCTCACCCAGAAGATCGGTACCATCATGAAAGAAGAGCTCGCAAAGAAGAACATCGAACTCTACGACATCAAGTTCGAGTTCGGTAAGATCGGCAATCAGGTCGTTTTAATCGATGAGATCTCCGGTGGAAACATGCGTGCATACAGAAACGGCGAGTACCTTTTACCGCTCGATCTGACAAGCAAGGTTCTCGACGAGTAA
- a CDS encoding 23S rRNA (pseudouridine(1915)-N(3))-methyltransferase RlmH, with product MQVQILCIGKIKDAYISAGIAEFEKRLRPYGKIFITELAEVKIPENASASEEIRVKEKEGELILANVKEGFSTLALDPYGLSLSSEAFSGIFREAKLSGKNICFIIGGPLGLSPELLRSVEKKVSLSQMTFTHTMCRLILFEQIYRAFRILHGEPYHK from the coding sequence ATGCAGGTCCAGATCCTCTGCATCGGAAAGATCAAAGACGCGTATATTTCCGCAGGCATTGCCGAGTTTGAAAAACGTCTGCGTCCCTACGGGAAAATATTCATCACGGAACTTGCCGAGGTGAAGATCCCGGAAAATGCCTCGGCATCGGAAGAGATCCGCGTAAAAGAGAAAGAAGGGGAGCTTATCCTCGCAAATGTGAAAGAGGGATTCTCCACGTTAGCTCTTGATCCGTATGGGCTCTCTCTTTCGAGCGAAGCGTTTTCCGGGATCTTTCGCGAGGCGAAATTATCCGGGAAGAATATCTGTTTTATCATCGGCGGACCCCTTGGTCTGTCGCCGGAATTGCTCAGATCGGTTGAAAAAAAGGTATCCCTATCACAGATGACCTTTACTCATACCATGTGCAGGCTGATCCTCTTCGAACAGATCTATCGCGCGTTTCGTATCCTGCATGGCGAACCGTACCACAAATAA
- a CDS encoding DEAD/DEAH box helicase has protein sequence MTSAIQELKDSLHPKLRAVLEKRGFDEFSEIQMRAVPELITGINAILIAPTGTGKTESAMLPVFHHMLTDPMPEGFSALYITPLRSLNRDMMNRLEWWGAELGLKISVRHGDTSQTDRRKHATHPPDLLITTPESLQAMMMGKVLRKHLAAVRYVIVDEIHELADGKRGAQLSVALERVAELAGEFQRIGISATVGNPDVVGRFLCGKRPCTIVQVPVAKTLDLSVKFAGESFGDQTKMIDKCIDAHTSTLVFTNTRSVAEAIGHALLPRGDTDVHHGSLSREVRVDAEDKFRAGMTRGMICTSSMELGIDIGQIDHVIQFNSPREVARLMQRTGRAGHQIHATSKGMILATGFDDILESMVIVNKAMSNQPENIRPHINAADVIANQIAALAVERGEIAIEKIEQIFSRSFCFENAGPLIREVIAGMEKHYLIRTENGMVITKSRARKYLSLNLSMIADEKKSMIFDVVSRKPVGTLDESFVISWISSGAVFVARGRIWRVLDIDEDRIMVEPAKNAKGELPSWEGEQIPVPFTVATEVGRLRRLQNFDEYRADEKSVLFAKKVLSEMKKNRSITATDQLIVLEDSDEGVVVNLCGGHKVNETIGRVLSILLSARYGTTVGIETNAYRILLRLPKFLRAPDVEEVLLSLEPEHLEAILMLALKKTALYKWKLVQIAKKFGAIDADADYEKISMNRLLDLFDGTVIEKEAFRELFFSSMDVESAKNVVAMLKDHKMETKTSRLSIIGAEGLFTGRDVVVPPGEDQAIIESVKHRLDEQDVILACMHCRKWKSKTKVARVPDELVCPVCGARLIAALKPYEEPMFAALKKKTLSTEEREAETRMMRNANMVLSSGKKAVVALAGRGVGPEAAARILNTFASGDNFYREILKAERKFVQTHRYWG, from the coding sequence ATGACATCCGCGATACAGGAGCTCAAAGACTCGCTCCACCCAAAACTCCGGGCGGTCCTGGAAAAGCGGGGATTCGACGAATTCTCCGAGATCCAGATGAGGGCGGTCCCAGAACTCATCACCGGGATCAACGCGATTTTGATCGCCCCGACCGGAACGGGAAAAACCGAGAGTGCGATGCTGCCGGTTTTCCATCACATGCTCACGGATCCCATGCCCGAAGGATTCTCGGCTCTCTACATCACGCCGCTTCGGTCCCTCAACCGGGACATGATGAACCGGCTGGAGTGGTGGGGGGCAGAGCTTGGTCTGAAGATCTCGGTCAGGCACGGAGACACGAGTCAGACCGACCGGCGAAAACATGCGACCCATCCACCGGATCTGTTGATCACGACGCCTGAGAGCCTGCAGGCGATGATGATGGGGAAAGTGCTCCGCAAACATCTCGCGGCAGTCCGCTACGTCATCGTCGATGAAATTCACGAGCTTGCCGACGGAAAACGCGGCGCCCAGCTCTCAGTTGCGCTCGAACGGGTCGCCGAACTCGCCGGCGAGTTTCAGCGGATCGGGATCTCGGCAACCGTCGGAAACCCCGATGTCGTCGGCAGGTTCCTCTGCGGAAAACGTCCATGCACGATCGTGCAGGTCCCAGTCGCCAAAACCCTCGACCTTTCCGTAAAGTTTGCCGGCGAGTCGTTCGGGGATCAGACGAAGATGATCGACAAATGCATCGACGCCCACACCTCGACCCTCGTCTTTACGAACACCCGGAGCGTCGCCGAGGCGATAGGCCATGCTCTTCTCCCCCGCGGGGACACGGACGTTCATCACGGGTCCCTCTCACGGGAGGTCAGGGTCGATGCCGAGGATAAATTCCGTGCCGGAATGACGCGAGGCATGATCTGTACATCGTCGATGGAGCTCGGTATCGATATCGGGCAGATCGATCATGTCATCCAGTTCAACTCGCCGCGTGAGGTCGCCCGCCTCATGCAGAGGACGGGAAGGGCAGGCCATCAGATCCATGCCACCTCGAAAGGCATGATCCTTGCGACCGGGTTCGACGATATCCTGGAGTCGATGGTGATCGTCAACAAGGCGATGAGCAATCAGCCGGAGAACATCCGCCCGCACATTAATGCCGCGGATGTGATCGCGAACCAGATCGCGGCCCTCGCAGTAGAACGCGGCGAGATCGCGATCGAAAAGATCGAGCAGATCTTTTCCCGGAGCTTCTGCTTTGAAAATGCCGGGCCGCTGATCCGCGAGGTGATCGCCGGCATGGAGAAACATTACCTGATCCGGACCGAAAACGGCATGGTGATCACGAAATCCCGGGCACGGAAGTATCTCTCGCTGAATCTTTCGATGATCGCAGACGAGAAGAAGAGCATGATCTTCGATGTGGTTTCGAGAAAACCGGTCGGGACCCTGGATGAGTCCTTTGTGATCAGCTGGATCTCGTCCGGCGCCGTGTTTGTTGCGAGAGGGCGGATCTGGCGGGTCCTCGACATCGATGAGGACCGGATCATGGTCGAGCCGGCGAAGAATGCGAAAGGAGAACTCCCATCCTGGGAAGGCGAGCAGATCCCGGTTCCGTTCACGGTCGCGACCGAGGTCGGGAGACTGCGCCGTCTGCAGAACTTCGACGAGTATCGTGCGGATGAGAAGTCCGTGCTGTTTGCAAAAAAGGTCCTTTCCGAGATGAAAAAGAACCGGTCTATCACGGCGACGGATCAGCTGATCGTTCTCGAAGACTCGGACGAGGGGGTCGTGGTGAATCTGTGCGGAGGGCACAAGGTAAACGAAACGATCGGACGTGTTCTTTCGATTTTGCTCTCCGCCCGGTACGGGACCACGGTCGGGATCGAGACGAATGCCTACCGGATCCTTCTCCGGCTCCCGAAGTTTCTGCGGGCCCCGGATGTTGAAGAGGTGCTGCTTTCTCTCGAGCCGGAACATCTGGAGGCGATCCTGATGCTTGCACTCAAAAAGACGGCGCTCTATAAATGGAAACTCGTGCAGATCGCGAAGAAGTTCGGGGCGATCGACGCGGATGCGGATTATGAAAAGATCAGTATGAACCGTCTTCTCGATCTGTTCGACGGAACGGTGATCGAGAAAGAGGCGTTCCGCGAACTGTTTTTTTCGAGTATGGATGTGGAGTCTGCGAAGAACGTTGTCGCGATGCTGAAGGACCACAAGATGGAGACGAAGACGAGCCGTCTGTCGATCATCGGAGCGGAGGGACTCTTTACCGGTCGTGATGTGGTCGTGCCCCCTGGCGAGGATCAGGCGATTATCGAGAGCGTGAAACACAGACTCGATGAGCAGGATGTGATCCTTGCCTGTATGCACTGCAGGAAATGGAAGTCGAAGACGAAGGTCGCGAGAGTTCCCGATGAGCTGGTGTGTCCGGTTTGCGGTGCCCGGCTGATCGCGGCGCTGAAGCCTTACGAGGAGCCGATGTTTGCCGCTCTGAAAAAGAAGACCCTTTCAACTGAAGAGCGGGAGGCGGAGACCCGGATGATGCGGAACGCGAACATGGTCCTTTCCAGCGGGAAAAAAGCGGTCGTGGCATTGGCGGGAAGAGGGGTCGGTCCGGAAGCGGCGGCCCGGATCCTGAACACGTTTGCGAGCGGGGATAACTTTTACCGGGAGATTCTGAAGGCTGAGCGGAAGTTCGTACAGACGCACAGATACTGGGGATAA
- the nifB gene encoding nitrogenase cofactor biosynthesis protein NifB encodes MDSRETDKDLRDAQNLPYDPDTLRRINEHPCYSQDARHAFGRCHVAVAPKCNIQCNYCVRDYDCVNESRPGVASEILAPGDALERIDEVVARMKHIKVVGIAGPGDPLANEETFETLHLVHEKYPDVILCISTNGLLLPEKIDLLEKYGVRNITVTLNAIDPSIGEKIYSFVEYQGKKYHGREAAEILLKNQLLGIEEAVKRKMLVKINTVYIPGVNDEHIPEIAKKVGAMGVFNFNIIPLIPQYKFKDVVPPTNADKTRMHELCAPYVRQMRHCQRCRADAVGILGKDVQNEFGCCGKGDGSGKGCSGE; translated from the coding sequence ATGGATTCCCGTGAAACTGACAAAGATCTGCGTGATGCACAGAATTTGCCGTATGACCCGGACACACTCCGAAGAATCAATGAGCATCCCTGTTATAGTCAGGACGCCCGACATGCGTTCGGCCGGTGTCATGTAGCCGTTGCGCCGAAATGCAATATCCAGTGTAATTACTGCGTCAGGGATTACGACTGCGTCAATGAGTCACGCCCGGGTGTTGCGAGCGAGATCCTCGCACCTGGGGACGCTTTGGAGCGGATCGATGAAGTCGTTGCCCGGATGAAACATATTAAAGTCGTGGGGATCGCAGGACCAGGAGATCCGCTTGCAAACGAGGAGACGTTTGAGACGCTTCACCTTGTCCACGAAAAGTATCCTGACGTGATCTTGTGCATCAGCACAAACGGTCTGCTTCTTCCGGAAAAGATCGATCTTCTGGAAAAGTATGGGGTCAGAAATATCACGGTCACCCTGAATGCGATCGACCCCTCAATAGGCGAGAAGATCTACTCGTTCGTTGAGTATCAGGGGAAAAAGTATCACGGGCGTGAAGCTGCTGAAATTCTGCTGAAAAACCAGCTCCTCGGTATCGAAGAGGCGGTAAAACGCAAGATGCTCGTGAAGATCAATACCGTGTACATTCCCGGCGTAAACGACGAGCATATCCCTGAGATCGCAAAAAAGGTCGGAGCCATGGGAGTGTTCAACTTCAATATCATCCCGCTGATCCCCCAGTATAAATTCAAGGACGTTGTTCCGCCGACCAATGCAGACAAGACACGGATGCACGAGCTTTGTGCACCGTATGTTCGTCAGATGCGTCATTGTCAGAGATGCAGGGCAGACGCGGTCGGAATTCTGGGCAAGGATGTCCAGAACGAATTCGGCTGCTGCGGTAAAGGCGACGGTTCCGGGAAAGGATGCAGCGGCGAGTGA
- the mvk gene encoding mevalonate kinase produces MATWSAPGKVILFGEHSVVYGKPAIAMAIKPRVQVTVRHSKYYQKPNSPYISECFRLTDVKGSVYVRSQLPSASGLGSSAAVTVATLFAINDEFELGYTREEVGDLAFEVEKATQGGRASATDTYVSTFGGLVFIRGSEKRRLLPPQNLSIVIGNSLISHNTAEMVEKVAELRRTSPVIANGIMDAIGGVTMEAMHNLENPKELGVLMNRNHALLDALGVGHPVLSQLVLAARNAGAYGAKLSGAGGGGCIWALCSKGSRNRVAGAIEDCDARPITTSIDTEGARREKDE; encoded by the coding sequence ATGGCAACATGGAGTGCTCCCGGCAAAGTCATTCTCTTTGGAGAACATTCGGTTGTTTACGGAAAACCTGCCATCGCGATGGCGATTAAACCCCGCGTTCAGGTCACCGTCCGTCATTCAAAATATTATCAGAAACCAAACTCCCCGTACATCTCGGAATGCTTCCGGCTCACCGATGTGAAAGGCAGCGTGTATGTCAGATCCCAGCTGCCAAGCGCGTCCGGTCTCGGCTCTTCTGCGGCCGTTACGGTAGCAACGCTTTTTGCCATCAATGATGAATTCGAGCTTGGCTACACCCGCGAAGAAGTCGGCGATCTTGCCTTCGAGGTGGAAAAGGCGACCCAAGGAGGGCGTGCCAGTGCGACCGACACGTATGTTTCGACATTCGGCGGCCTGGTCTTTATCCGCGGTAGTGAAAAACGCCGTCTTCTTCCCCCGCAGAATCTCTCGATCGTGATCGGCAACTCGCTTATCTCGCACAACACCGCGGAGATGGTGGAAAAAGTTGCTGAGCTCAGACGGACCTCGCCCGTCATTGCAAACGGGATCATGGATGCTATCGGCGGCGTGACCATGGAAGCCATGCACAATCTTGAAAATCCTAAAGAGCTGGGGGTTCTGATGAACCGGAACCATGCTCTTCTCGACGCACTAGGTGTGGGTCACCCGGTTTTATCCCAGCTTGTTCTTGCGGCCCGGAATGCCGGCGCATACGGAGCAAAACTTTCAGGAGCCGGCGGAGGAGGATGTATCTGGGCATTATGCTCAAAGGGTTCCCGCAATCGGGTGGCAGGGGCAATCGAAGACTGCGATGCCCGCCCGATAACCACTTCCATTGACACTGAAGGAGCACGGAGGGAAAAAGATGAGTGA
- the amrB gene encoding AmmeMemoRadiSam system protein B, protein MISKIPAEPKATEKSVRLSTLSGIFYPKNEPELKELLSALFASTVTSVSDPYGILVPHAGYIYSGQTAACGYAKISPAFAGTFVLIGPSHTGVDTSTSDMIWETPIGNVLPDLDFIEALSSSVPVDNDLISIKENSLEVQIPFIRYRFPKAKIVPILMGDQSPRGAERVAQAVLSAAKTTGIRPIIIASGDGSHYVQAKIAEQNDLTVLAAIRNLDTSAFYDALSRLRPSMCGFGCIAAMAEICASFGAKEARVILYQTSGDVTGDLTEVVGYAAMEVV, encoded by the coding sequence ATGATATCAAAAATACCGGCAGAGCCCAAGGCTACGGAAAAGTCTGTGAGGCTCTCAACACTCTCGGGTATATTCTATCCAAAAAATGAGCCTGAGCTGAAGGAGCTTTTATCTGCTCTTTTTGCATCTACGGTGACGTCTGTTTCGGATCCATACGGGATACTCGTCCCTCATGCAGGGTATATTTATTCGGGACAGACGGCAGCATGCGGGTATGCAAAGATCTCTCCTGCATTTGCCGGGACCTTTGTTCTGATCGGTCCAAGCCACACGGGAGTGGACACCTCCACCTCGGATATGATCTGGGAAACGCCGATTGGAAACGTCCTCCCGGATCTTGATTTCATCGAAGCCCTGAGTTCATCCGTACCGGTGGATAATGATCTGATCTCGATAAAGGAGAACTCTCTCGAAGTTCAGATACCCTTCATCCGGTATAGGTTCCCGAAGGCCAAAATCGTCCCGATCCTGATGGGCGATCAGTCCCCACGCGGAGCAGAACGGGTCGCTCAGGCGGTTTTGTCTGCTGCCAAGACGACAGGGATCCGCCCGATCATCATCGCATCAGGCGACGGTTCGCATTATGTTCAGGCAAAAATCGCCGAGCAGAATGACTTAACGGTCCTTGCAGCCATACGAAATCTAGACACGTCCGCCTTCTATGATGCACTGTCGAGACTTCGTCCCTCCATGTGCGGATTCGGCTGTATTGCCGCAATGGCAGAGATTTGTGCATCGTTCGGCGCAAAAGAAGCCCGTGTTATTTTATATCAGACATCCGGGGATGTCACTGGCGATTTGACCGAAGTCGTAGGATATGCTGCCATGGAAGTGGTCTGA
- a CDS encoding tetratricopeptide repeat protein, whose amino-acid sequence MVDIGGLFGKNDKQNPWIARGEQAYEKGMYDDATQHFTKALELEPGSANLWKRLAACQRLNQKFDAASRSYAKTVELDPNDFHAWTSLAILLGDAGKYEEALSAMGHVVLPESEIYLKDKKCEWLLHSGKYREAAAVCSQLISHFPGNVQYRIRYADLLMRSGMFAEARSVYDDLSSSLGRSEMASNAAFCCEMTGDVEGALKRYANLSENDVVGWYRRARLEESLGNFKNASAAYGMIQHYTSGDDITITVRRALSFYWDGNGKEAAIQLEKVLAKGYANAELWYLLGTISFLNGEFRRAVQAFVEYIHLNQTNNAVWYMKGCAEYLSGKYKEALESFEKMSKLGASGPSPAKMKWFEDSELDLFDSASSKKEQVKVEVGVVNEGLLSMQGYALAALGRYGEADKAAGVVLSHSPARLDMELLHSRCLAGLGRYQYSGDAAARVLAKSPENIAAMEQHAASMMLAGKYREAAGSWKKLVEESPENTLAYIGLLKACSGTGRYAEAQEIAELLLSEEYQPRDITITLLAGEAAASAGNYEEAVIHYQNAAILSANTPAAFIGLGSAYEMLGEYEKAVEAFASADEILPDHPGILLDLGRVQAAAGQSQAAAETYIRIMTDHPDIAGAATHVTTLCADLGLNEEAADAALVALSNGEGRIGLLTLGGDLCRSVDRLDQAQDCYTAALKTDPDNIHNLYSIGHVHLLKGEFKLCIEYMDQCLERAPEHSPALFDKGAAYVNLGRLEDAAKVLRHLTDIDETNTKALLELADILAQLQKYDEVLEVYAKYLNAGVPNSDVVRKLASIYSMRGEYEEALSGYDLLLESNTDDIVTRRLRAEALRFLGRDEEAAEACAGMLALRPHDQNIRSMYAASLANIGRTEDALKQYAELTLKDPENVAALFGYAEMLSRMGKYPEAIRSYDKLIGKYPRNSLLHIEKALASIKIGEPKDIVSDMTTAAQADPKNPYVLSGLGFMQMVTGHPTEALAAFDKAEAAGCKDPDVNFCRGIIYLQQSRFDMAEKAADHILKTDQDHMPAMHLKARSLESVGRLKEAVTYYDRIIQLSEISQDPEISAEE is encoded by the coding sequence ATGGTAGATATTGGCGGTCTTTTCGGCAAAAATGATAAACAGAACCCATGGATAGCACGCGGAGAACAGGCATACGAAAAAGGAATGTATGACGACGCGACCCAGCATTTCACAAAAGCACTTGAATTAGAGCCTGGTTCTGCAAATCTCTGGAAAAGACTTGCGGCCTGTCAGCGCCTGAACCAGAAATTCGATGCCGCCTCCCGATCATATGCCAAAACGGTGGAACTCGACCCGAATGATTTCCATGCCTGGACATCACTTGCCATTCTGCTCGGGGATGCAGGAAAATACGAAGAGGCACTCTCTGCCATGGGACATGTCGTTCTCCCGGAAAGCGAGATATACCTCAAAGATAAGAAATGCGAGTGGCTCCTGCACTCAGGAAAATACCGGGAAGCCGCTGCAGTCTGTTCACAGCTGATCTCCCATTTTCCGGGAAATGTACAATACCGGATCCGTTATGCCGATCTTTTGATGCGAAGCGGGATGTTTGCCGAAGCACGCTCAGTATATGACGATCTCTCCTCCTCTCTTGGAAGATCCGAGATGGCCTCCAATGCTGCGTTCTGCTGCGAGATGACGGGAGATGTCGAGGGAGCGCTGAAACGATATGCGAATCTTTCCGAGAATGATGTGGTCGGCTGGTACCGCCGGGCACGACTCGAAGAAAGCCTCGGAAACTTTAAGAACGCAAGTGCTGCCTACGGCATGATCCAGCATTACACATCAGGAGATGACATCACCATCACAGTTCGTCGAGCATTGTCATTTTACTGGGACGGAAACGGGAAAGAAGCCGCGATCCAGCTTGAAAAGGTATTGGCAAAAGGCTATGCGAATGCCGAACTTTGGTATCTGCTTGGGACCATCTCGTTTTTGAACGGTGAGTTCAGGCGTGCCGTTCAGGCGTTCGTCGAATACATCCACCTGAATCAGACAAATAATGCCGTCTGGTACATGAAAGGCTGTGCCGAGTACCTTTCCGGGAAATACAAAGAGGCGCTCGAAAGTTTCGAGAAGATGAGTAAACTCGGCGCCAGCGGACCCTCGCCTGCGAAAATGAAATGGTTCGAGGACAGCGAACTGGACTTATTTGACAGTGCGTCTTCTAAAAAAGAGCAGGTCAAAGTCGAGGTCGGCGTCGTGAACGAAGGGCTTCTCTCTATGCAGGGATACGCCCTTGCAGCACTCGGTCGATATGGCGAAGCCGACAAAGCCGCCGGCGTTGTGCTGAGCCATTCTCCAGCAAGGCTCGACATGGAACTTCTGCACAGCAGATGTCTTGCAGGACTCGGGCGGTATCAGTACTCCGGGGATGCAGCGGCACGGGTTCTTGCAAAATCCCCTGAAAATATCGCAGCCATGGAGCAGCATGCCGCGTCCATGATGCTTGCCGGCAAATACAGAGAAGCTGCCGGATCATGGAAAAAACTCGTCGAGGAATCTCCGGAAAACACGCTTGCCTACATCGGTCTCCTTAAAGCCTGCAGCGGGACCGGGAGATATGCCGAGGCACAGGAAATTGCTGAACTTCTGTTAAGCGAAGAGTATCAGCCCAGGGACATCACGATTACCCTGCTCGCGGGAGAAGCAGCAGCCTCTGCCGGAAATTATGAGGAGGCAGTCATCCATTATCAGAACGCCGCGATCTTATCCGCCAATACGCCGGCGGCATTCATCGGTCTTGGATCCGCATATGAAATGCTTGGCGAGTATGAAAAAGCCGTGGAAGCGTTTGCCTCTGCAGACGAGATCCTGCCGGATCACCCGGGGATCCTCCTTGATCTTGGAAGGGTCCAGGCAGCAGCGGGACAGAGTCAGGCAGCTGCAGAGACCTATATCAGGATCATGACCGACCACCCCGACATTGCTGGAGCGGCAACGCATGTCACAACACTCTGCGCCGATCTCGGTCTAAACGAAGAGGCGGCAGATGCGGCTTTAGTTGCATTATCCAATGGAGAAGGAAGAATAGGTCTTTTGACACTCGGCGGAGACCTCTGCAGATCGGTCGACCGGCTCGATCAGGCACAGGACTGCTATACTGCAGCCCTCAAAACAGACCCTGATAACATCCATAATCTTTACTCGATCGGACATGTTCACCTGCTCAAAGGCGAGTTCAAACTCTGTATCGAATACATGGACCAGTGCCTCGAGCGTGCACCCGAACATTCCCCGGCTTTGTTCGACAAAGGAGCGGCATACGTAAACCTCGGCAGACTCGAAGATGCGGCAAAAGTCCTGCGGCATCTGACCGATATCGACGAAACCAACACAAAAGCCCTGCTTGAACTCGCAGATATCCTTGCGCAGCTGCAGAAGTATGATGAGGTCCTCGAGGTCTATGCAAAATATCTCAATGCAGGTGTTCCAAATTCTGATGTTGTCAGGAAACTTGCCTCGATCTATAGTATGAGAGGTGAATACGAAGAGGCACTCTCCGGGTATGATCTTCTGCTCGAATCAAACACGGATGACATTGTCACCCGCCGTCTGCGAGCAGAAGCTCTCAGATTCCTTGGAAGAGATGAAGAGGCCGCAGAAGCCTGTGCCGGGATGCTGGCTCTTCGTCCGCATGACCAGAATATCAGATCCATGTATGCGGCATCTCTTGCAAACATTGGAAGAACGGAAGACGCACTCAAACAGTACGCCGAGCTGACCCTCAAAGACCCGGAAAACGTCGCCGCTCTTTTCGGCTATGCCGAGATGCTTTCACGGATGGGAAAATATCCCGAAGCGATCAGATCCTATGACAAACTGATTGGAAAATACCCGAGAAACAGTCTGCTCCATATCGAAAAAGCCCTTGCCTCGATCAAGATCGGCGAGCCAAAGGATATCGTGAGCGACATGACGACTGCGGCACAGGCAGATCCGAAAAATCCGTATGTGCTTTCCGGCCTTGGATTTATGCAGATGGTCACCGGCCATCCGACCGAAGCACTTGCAGCATTCGACAAAGCAGAGGCAGCAGGATGTAAAGATCCTGATGTAAACTTCTGCCGCGGGATCATCTATCTCCAGCAGAGCAGATTCGATATGGCGGAAAAAGCAGCTGATCATATCCTGAAAACCGATCAGGATCACATGCCCGCCATGCATCTGAAAGCACGGTCGCTTGAGTCTGTCGGCAGACTCAAAGAAGCAGTGACCTACTACGACCGGATCATTCAGCTCTCGGAGATCAGTCAGGACCCCGAAATATCCGCAGAGGAGTAG
- a CDS encoding protease inhibitor I42 family protein encodes MKLLIIGACTLIICIFAAGCISPEVPVNIDDPVLTVTVQKEGMMIPVNASMTYILPSNPTTGYGWTVLGSEGLIVKDEYKATPVPEGWAGGGGCQYYTITAEKAGSYTFKAGYERPWETDVDPIYTTTQTLVFSEAEGDDPAGDVMLTVLFNGVVNPKAGEVVKICTDGNPTTGYYWTASPESGLTVLKDDYITDNTTGLVGAGGTYVWYVTAEKAGTYQFGATNQRSGQDPANLFFFDLTFV; translated from the coding sequence ATGAAACTGTTGATTATCGGAGCATGTACACTTATCATCTGCATTTTTGCAGCAGGCTGCATATCTCCGGAAGTTCCTGTGAATATCGATGATCCTGTTTTGACCGTAACGGTCCAAAAAGAAGGAATGATGATCCCGGTAAATGCGTCGATGACGTATATTCTCCCGTCAAATCCAACCACCGGATATGGCTGGACCGTTCTCGGAAGTGAAGGATTGATCGTCAAAGATGAGTATAAGGCAACGCCTGTTCCCGAAGGATGGGCCGGCGGGGGAGGCTGCCAGTATTATACGATCACTGCCGAAAAGGCCGGGAGCTATACATTCAAAGCAGGATATGAACGACCCTGGGAAACGGATGTCGACCCGATCTACACCACGACCCAGACCTTGGTGTTTTCCGAGGCAGAGGGCGATGACCCTGCAGGAGACGTAATGCTGACCGTACTGTTTAACGGCGTGGTCAATCCGAAAGCCGGAGAGGTCGTGAAGATCTGCACTGACGGAAACCCGACAACCGGCTATTACTGGACCGCCTCGCCTGAGTCCGGACTGACCGTTCTCAAGGACGATTACATCACCGATAATACCACGGGCCTTGTCGGCGCCGGCGGAACATATGTGTGGTATGTTACTGCGGAAAAAGCAGGAACCTATCAGTTTGGCGCAACAAATCAGAGATCAGGGCAGGATCCGGCAAATCTGTTCTTCTTTGATCTGACGTTCGTCTGA